The Bubalus kerabau isolate K-KA32 ecotype Philippines breed swamp buffalo chromosome X, PCC_UOA_SB_1v2, whole genome shotgun sequence genome has a segment encoding these proteins:
- the LPAR4 gene encoding lysophosphatidic acid receptor 4 gives MGDRRFIDFQFQDLNSNLRPRLGNATANNTCIVDDSFKYNLNGAVYSVVFILGLITNSASLFVFCFRMKMRSETAIFITNLALSDLLFVCTLPFKIFYNFNRHWPFGDTLCKISGTAFLTNIYGSMLFLTCISVDRFLAIVYPFRSRTIRTRRNSAIVCAGVWILVLSGGISASLFSTTNVNNATTTCFEGFSKRVWKTYLSKITIFIEVVGFIIPLILNVSCSSVVLKTLRKPATLSQIGTNKKKVLKMITVHMAVFVVCFVPYNSVLFLYALVRSQAITNCLLERFAKIMYPITLCLATLNCCFDPFIYYFTLESFQKSFYINTHIKMESLFKTETPLTTKPSLPAIQEEASDQTTHNGGELMLESTF, from the coding sequence ATGGGTGACAGAAGATTCATTGACTTCCAATTCCAAGATTTAAATTCAAACCTCAGACCCAGGTTGGGCAATGCTACTGCCAATAATACTTGCATTGTTGATGATTCCTTCAAGTATAATCTGAATGGTGCTGTCTACAGTGTTGTATTCATCCTGGGTTTGATAACCAACAGTGCATCTCTGTTCGTCTTCTGCTTCCGCATGAAAATGAGAAGTGAGACAGCTATTTTCATCACCAATCTGGCCCTCTCTGATTTGCTCTTTGTCTGCACTCtacctttcaaaatattttacaatttcaaCCGCCACTGGCCTTTTGGTGATACCCTCTGCAAGATCTCTGGGACTGCATTCCTAACCAACATCTATGGGAGCATGCTCTTCCTTACCTGTATTAGCGTGGATCGTTTCCTGGCCATTGTCTATCCCTTCCGATCCCGTACCATTAGGACCAGGAGGAATTCTGCCATTGTATGTGCTGGAGTCTGGATCCTAGTCCTCAGTGGTGGTATTTCAGCCTCTTTATTCTCCACCACTAATGTCAACAATGCAACCACCACCTGCTTTGAGGGCTTCTCCAAACGTGTATGGAAGACATATCTGTCCAAGATAACCATATTTATTGAAGTTGTTGGTTTTATCATTCCTTTGATACTGAATGTCTCTTGCTCTTCTGTGGTGCTAAAAACCCTCCGTAAGCCTGCTACATTGTCTCAAATTGGGACTAATAAGAAAAAAGTGCTGAAGATGATCACAGTGCATATGGCAGTCTTTGTGGTATGCTTTGTACCCTATAACTCTGTTCTCTTCCTGTATGCCTTGGTGCGCTCCCAAGCCATTACCAATTGCTTGTTGGAAAGATTTGCAAAGATTATGTATCCAATCACCTTGTGCCTTGCAACTCTAAACTGTTGCTTTGACCCTTTCATCTATTACTTCACCCTTGAGTCCTTTCAGAAGTCCTTCTATATCAATACCCATATCAAGATGGAATCTCTGTTTAAGACTGAAACACCTCTGACCACAAAGCCTTCCCTTCCAGCTATTCAAGAGGAAGCTAGTGATCAAACAACACATAATGGTGGTGAATTAATGCTAGAATCCACCTTCTAG